A genome region from Schaalia sp. 19OD2882 includes the following:
- a CDS encoding GHKL domain-containing protein: MIDQVLPDIPRVHTGLAEWAACALYVWHLWRTRTPRKHAIAVLVLGLPALVCLQVAAGHAPHYLWLVGMAASVGAMALVVRWSTMAGWVVVGNLTARAFILAELLASFAWQLTVWFHPSASPWDPPSAALTAAASLLVLGPAWLLERRHFPEGERLHLEHADLWVAIAVATLTFAMSNLSFTGVPSPFSGQADSEVFYIRTLVDLCGFLVLYTQQERIRELAAAADLAAVQAQLRAQHDQYLQSKANIEAVSRAHHDLKHKIALIRAEVDPQRTVERFEELERSVGAIGVQYECGNPVLDVVLTSKAQSCAAGHITFTVVADGTLVAGLSAMDVATLFGNALDNAIEAALHVSDPDKRLIRLALHAKGTMTVLRVENYFDGTLVRDEDGELRTRKTEARGHGIGLRSIRWTARQHGGEVTGDVEGNWFTLTVLLPRGSVSE; encoded by the coding sequence GTGATCGACCAGGTCCTGCCCGACATCCCCCGCGTCCACACGGGGCTGGCGGAATGGGCGGCCTGCGCCTTGTACGTGTGGCACCTGTGGCGCACGCGCACGCCGAGGAAGCATGCCATTGCCGTCCTCGTCCTGGGATTGCCGGCCCTGGTCTGCCTCCAGGTGGCTGCAGGCCATGCCCCGCACTACCTGTGGCTGGTCGGGATGGCCGCATCGGTGGGCGCCATGGCCCTGGTGGTGCGTTGGTCGACCATGGCGGGGTGGGTCGTGGTCGGCAACCTCACGGCCCGCGCCTTCATCCTTGCCGAACTGCTGGCCTCCTTCGCCTGGCAGCTGACAGTGTGGTTCCACCCCTCGGCCTCTCCATGGGACCCGCCCTCGGCGGCTCTGACCGCGGCGGCTTCGCTGCTGGTCCTGGGGCCGGCGTGGCTGCTGGAGAGGCGTCACTTCCCCGAGGGGGAACGTCTCCACCTCGAACACGCGGACCTGTGGGTGGCCATTGCAGTGGCCACGCTGACCTTCGCCATGTCCAACCTGAGTTTCACCGGAGTGCCCTCCCCCTTTTCCGGGCAGGCCGACTCCGAGGTCTTCTACATTCGCACTCTCGTGGACCTGTGCGGTTTCCTGGTGCTGTACACCCAGCAGGAACGCATCCGTGAGTTGGCTGCCGCGGCGGACCTGGCTGCCGTCCAGGCGCAGTTGCGCGCCCAGCACGACCAGTACTTGCAGTCCAAGGCCAACATCGAGGCCGTCAGTCGTGCCCACCACGACCTCAAGCACAAGATCGCGCTGATCCGCGCGGAGGTCGACCCTCAGCGCACGGTCGAGCGTTTCGAGGAACTGGAAAGGTCGGTGGGGGCCATCGGAGTCCAGTACGAGTGCGGAAACCCCGTGCTGGACGTCGTGCTCACGTCGAAGGCACAGTCCTGCGCGGCGGGTCACATCACCTTCACCGTCGTCGCCGACGGCACGCTGGTGGCGGGCCTGAGCGCCATGGACGTGGCCACCCTCTTCGGCAACGCCCTGGACAATGCCATTGAGGCGGCCCTGCACGTGAGTGACCCGGACAAGCGCCTCATCCGCCTTGCGCTGCACGCCAAGGGCACGATGACGGTGCTGCGGGTGGAGAACTACTTCGACGGCACACTCGTCAGGGACGAGGACGGCGAGCTGCGTACGCGCAAGACCGAGGCGCGGGGCCACGGCATCGGCCTGCGCTCGATCCGCTGGACCGCCCGTCAACACGGCGGCGAGGTGACCGGCGACGTCGAAGGCAATTGGTTCACCCTGACGGTCCTGTTGCCCCGGGGGAGCGTCTCAGAGTGA
- a CDS encoding glycoside hydrolase family 3 C-terminal domain-containing protein, whose amino-acid sequence MTSEISSLLDTLTLAEAAALLSGATEWDSRALPAKGVLSFVMSDGPHGIRRQLGDGDHLGIAASEPSTCFPTAATLANSWDPELAEEMGRALGQEALALGVDVVLGPGLNIKRSPLCGRNFEYYSEDPLLSGRMAAGMVRGIQEQGVAATPKHFAVNSQELRRMASDSVLDERTMREIYLTAFEIVVREAHPQVLMSSYNKVNGVHAHENPLLLTGILRGEWGFDGMVVSDWGGSNSAVAAVAAGGSLEMPAPGLSSVREIVTAVQEGRLAEADVRARAAEVLRLAADPPSTRPDHPRLEADAHHALARRISTRSSVLLKNRDGLLPLAPGTRIALVGDMARTPRYQGSGSSQVNPTRLENLLDEVASTDLHLVGHAQGYDRQGAPRPVLVDEAVALARRSDVVILAIGLDELSESEGLDRRHMRLPAVQTELLARIAQVNAKVVVVLSSGSAVECDWEKDAAAVLHTCLSGQAGASATWDLLTGRAEPSGRLAETWPLHLEDHPSADLVPAAGPVSQYREALYVGYRYFAHTNTPVAHPFGFGLSYASFERRILAVDGHGVDVEVRNTSERDGCDVIQVYVERPGRVWGPSRTLAAFRRVEVPAGAVQKVRIDLDEYGLRHWDGQTSSWQREAGEWSVCLGTDAMHIVDRAALTLEGTDVVAPAPPAPYVDGQVRSVARADFEALLGHPLPPTEDPHDLAEDSPLSAMAGARSALARMAARLLERKRRQADAKGHPDLNILFVQNMPFRALGKMTKGAVTPEAVDGIVDLANGRTWRGLRRTASALVRAKRDDARTRAELGVPR is encoded by the coding sequence ATGACCTCGGAGATCAGCTCCCTCCTGGACACCCTCACCCTGGCAGAAGCCGCCGCCCTGCTCTCGGGCGCCACCGAGTGGGACTCGCGCGCCCTGCCCGCAAAGGGGGTCCTGTCCTTCGTCATGTCCGACGGCCCCCACGGCATCCGCCGCCAACTCGGAGACGGCGACCACCTGGGGATCGCCGCATCCGAACCCTCCACGTGCTTTCCGACGGCTGCGACCCTCGCCAACTCGTGGGACCCGGAACTGGCCGAGGAAATGGGACGCGCTCTCGGCCAGGAGGCTCTGGCCCTCGGGGTGGACGTGGTCCTTGGCCCCGGACTCAACATCAAACGATCCCCCCTGTGCGGACGCAACTTCGAGTACTACTCGGAGGACCCCCTGCTCTCAGGCCGGATGGCGGCGGGCATGGTCCGCGGCATCCAGGAGCAAGGAGTGGCGGCCACACCCAAGCACTTCGCCGTGAACTCCCAGGAGCTTCGCCGCATGGCATCGGACTCCGTTCTGGACGAGCGGACCATGCGCGAGATCTACTTGACCGCTTTCGAGATCGTCGTGCGCGAGGCTCACCCGCAGGTCCTCATGTCCTCCTACAACAAGGTCAACGGCGTCCACGCCCACGAGAACCCCCTGTTGCTCACCGGCATCCTGCGCGGCGAATGGGGATTCGACGGAATGGTCGTCTCCGACTGGGGCGGATCGAACTCCGCAGTGGCGGCGGTGGCTGCCGGAGGCTCCCTGGAGATGCCGGCACCGGGCCTGTCCTCCGTGCGCGAGATCGTCACCGCCGTCCAGGAGGGTCGCCTGGCCGAGGCCGACGTGCGCGCCCGCGCCGCAGAGGTCCTGCGTCTGGCGGCGGACCCGCCCTCGACCCGCCCGGATCATCCCCGACTCGAGGCCGACGCCCACCATGCGCTGGCCCGGCGCATCTCCACTCGTTCCTCGGTTCTGCTCAAGAACCGCGACGGCCTGCTTCCTCTGGCGCCGGGCACCCGCATCGCCCTCGTCGGAGACATGGCACGCACCCCCCGGTACCAAGGATCAGGATCCTCCCAGGTCAACCCCACCCGACTGGAGAACCTTCTCGACGAGGTCGCCTCCACCGACCTGCACCTGGTCGGCCACGCCCAGGGATACGACCGGCAGGGGGCCCCACGGCCCGTCCTCGTCGACGAGGCCGTCGCCCTTGCCAGGCGCAGTGACGTCGTCATCCTGGCCATCGGATTGGACGAACTCTCCGAATCGGAGGGCCTGGACCGTCGGCACATGCGCCTGCCCGCTGTGCAGACCGAGCTTCTTGCCCGCATCGCGCAGGTCAACGCGAAGGTCGTGGTCGTCCTGTCCAGCGGCTCGGCAGTGGAGTGCGACTGGGAGAAGGACGCCGCCGCCGTCCTGCACACCTGCCTGTCGGGCCAGGCGGGGGCAAGTGCCACGTGGGACCTGCTCACCGGACGCGCCGAGCCCAGCGGACGCCTGGCCGAGACGTGGCCGCTCCACCTGGAGGACCATCCGAGCGCCGACCTCGTCCCGGCAGCCGGGCCGGTCTCTCAGTACCGGGAGGCCCTGTACGTCGGCTACCGCTACTTCGCCCACACCAACACCCCCGTGGCCCACCCCTTCGGTTTCGGCCTGTCCTACGCCAGTTTCGAGCGGCGCATCCTGGCGGTTGACGGCCACGGGGTCGATGTGGAGGTGCGCAACACCTCCGAGCGGGACGGGTGCGACGTCATCCAGGTCTACGTCGAACGCCCGGGCAGGGTGTGGGGCCCCTCGCGCACACTTGCCGCCTTCCGAAGGGTCGAGGTCCCCGCCGGGGCCGTCCAGAAGGTCCGGATCGACTTGGACGAGTACGGCTTGCGGCACTGGGACGGTCAAACCTCCTCGTGGCAGCGCGAAGCGGGGGAGTGGAGCGTGTGCCTGGGCACCGACGCCATGCACATCGTTGACCGTGCCGCGCTGACTCTGGAGGGCACTGACGTGGTGGCCCCCGCGCCCCCCGCCCCGTACGTCGACGGACAGGTGCGCTCGGTGGCCCGCGCAGACTTCGAAGCGTTGCTCGGACACCCACTTCCACCCACCGAGGACCCTCACGACCTGGCAGAGGACTCCCCCCTGTCCGCCATGGCCGGTGCTCGCAGCGCACTGGCACGCATGGCTGCGCGCCTGCTCGAACGCAAACGCCGCCAGGCCGACGCCAAGGGGCATCCGGACCTCAACATCCTCTTCGTGCAGAACATGCCCTTCAGGGCGCTGGGGAAGATGACGAAGGGCGCCGTGACACCGGAAGCCGTCGACGGGATCGTCGACCTGGCCAATGGGCGCACGTGGCGCGGCCTGCGCCGCACGGCCTCCGCCCTTGTGCGCGCCAAGCGCGATGACGCGCGCACACGCGCCGAACTCGGCGTCCCCCGCTGA
- a CDS encoding LytTR family DNA-binding domain-containing protein: MIRIGVVEDDAVSRKLVLDYLARYEAEHDLSFDVSVFTDGAQILEGYRPRYDIVFLDIQMERIDGLTAAHHIRSMDDQVVIVFITSAAQHAIRGYEVNALSFLLKPLPWFAFEQELTRCLTQVRRRRSASLLLQTGTQMVRVAVEDVIYIESVKHRLTVHTTAGDHSLVGTLKDMEAQLEGHGFFRSNSCYLVNLAHVQGVRDQSCVMTGGEDLRISRPRKRAFLTALTRHAGRSR, encoded by the coding sequence GTGATCAGGATCGGAGTGGTCGAGGACGATGCCGTGTCGCGAAAACTCGTCCTGGACTACCTGGCCCGTTACGAGGCCGAGCATGACCTGTCCTTCGACGTGTCCGTGTTCACCGACGGCGCGCAGATCCTGGAGGGTTACCGACCCCGTTACGACATCGTCTTCCTGGACATCCAGATGGAGCGGATCGACGGGCTGACGGCCGCCCACCACATTCGCAGCATGGATGACCAGGTGGTCATCGTGTTCATCACCTCAGCGGCTCAGCACGCCATTCGCGGCTACGAGGTCAATGCCCTGTCCTTCCTGCTCAAGCCCTTGCCGTGGTTCGCCTTCGAACAGGAGCTCACCCGCTGCCTCACGCAGGTGCGGCGTCGCCGCTCGGCCTCCCTGTTGTTGCAGACGGGCACCCAGATGGTGCGTGTGGCGGTGGAGGACGTCATCTACATCGAATCCGTCAAACACCGCCTGACGGTCCACACCACTGCCGGCGACCATTCGCTGGTCGGCACTCTCAAGGACATGGAGGCCCAGCTGGAAGGGCATGGTTTCTTCCGTTCGAACTCCTGCTACCTGGTCAACCTCGCGCATGTGCAGGGGGTGCGCGACCAGTCCTGCGTGATGACCGGCGGAGAGGACCTGCGCATCTCCCGACCTCGCAAGCGGGCCTTCCTCACGGCCCTCACCCGCCATGCCGGGCGGTCCCGGTGA
- the ettA gene encoding energy-dependent translational throttle protein EttA: MAEYIYQMIKARKAHGDKVILDDVSMSFLPGAKIGMVGPNGAGKSSILKIMAGLDEPSNGEARLTPGYTVGILMQEPELDDTKTVVENVRMGAADTFAKLDRFNAISEEMANPDADFDALMDEMGKLQTEIDALNAWDIDSQLEQAMDALRCPPPDQPVNVLSGGERRRVALCRLLIEAPDLLLLDEPTNHLDAESVLWLEKHLAGYPGAVIAVTHDRYFLDHVAGWIAEVDRGHLYPYEGNYSTYLETKEKRLQVQGHKDAKLAKRLKEELEWVRSNPKGRQAKSKARLERYEEMAAEAERTRKLDFEEIQIPPGPRLGSVVIEAKDLKKGFGERTLIDGLSFSLPRNGIVGVIGPNGVGKTTLFKTIVGLEPLDGGELTVGETVKISYVDQTRAGIDPDKTLWEVVSDGLDHIQVGNVEMPSRAYVSAFGFKGADQQKPAGVLSGGERNRLNLALTLKQGGNLLLLDEPTNDLDVETLGSLENALLQFPGCAVVVTHDRWFLDRVATHILAWEGTEEDPAHWYWYEGNFESYEANKVQRLGAEAAAPHRVTHRKLTRG; this comes from the coding sequence GTGGCTGAGTACATCTACCAGATGATCAAGGCGCGCAAGGCGCACGGGGACAAGGTCATCCTCGACGACGTGAGCATGTCCTTCCTGCCCGGGGCGAAGATCGGCATGGTCGGCCCCAACGGCGCCGGCAAGTCCTCGATCCTCAAGATCATGGCGGGCCTGGACGAGCCGAGCAACGGCGAGGCGCGCCTGACCCCCGGCTACACGGTCGGCATCCTCATGCAGGAACCGGAGCTCGACGACACCAAGACCGTCGTGGAGAACGTCCGCATGGGCGCCGCCGACACCTTCGCCAAATTGGACCGCTTCAACGCCATCTCAGAGGAAATGGCCAACCCTGATGCGGACTTCGACGCCCTCATGGACGAGATGGGCAAACTCCAGACCGAGATCGACGCCCTCAACGCGTGGGACATCGACTCCCAGCTGGAACAGGCCATGGACGCCCTGCGCTGCCCCCCGCCCGACCAGCCCGTCAACGTCCTTTCCGGTGGTGAGCGTCGCCGCGTGGCCCTGTGCCGCCTGCTCATCGAAGCACCGGATCTGCTGCTGTTGGACGAGCCCACCAACCACCTTGACGCCGAATCCGTCCTGTGGTTGGAAAAGCACTTGGCCGGCTACCCGGGCGCCGTCATCGCCGTCACCCACGACCGCTACTTCCTGGACCACGTGGCCGGGTGGATCGCCGAAGTGGACCGCGGTCACCTCTACCCCTACGAAGGCAACTACTCGACCTACCTGGAGACCAAGGAGAAGCGTCTGCAGGTCCAGGGACACAAGGACGCCAAGCTGGCCAAGCGCCTCAAGGAGGAACTCGAGTGGGTCCGCTCGAACCCCAAGGGACGTCAGGCCAAGTCCAAGGCCCGCCTGGAGCGCTACGAGGAAATGGCGGCCGAGGCCGAGCGCACCCGCAAACTCGACTTCGAGGAGATCCAGATCCCGCCGGGGCCGCGACTGGGCAGTGTCGTCATCGAGGCCAAGGACCTGAAAAAGGGCTTCGGGGAGCGCACCCTCATCGACGGCCTGTCCTTCTCATTGCCGCGCAATGGCATCGTCGGGGTCATCGGCCCGAACGGTGTCGGCAAGACGACCCTGTTCAAGACGATCGTCGGCCTGGAGCCCCTGGACGGGGGAGAACTCACCGTGGGCGAGACCGTGAAGATCTCCTACGTGGACCAGACCCGCGCGGGCATCGACCCCGACAAGACCCTGTGGGAGGTCGTCTCCGACGGCCTGGACCACATCCAGGTGGGCAACGTCGAGATGCCCTCGCGCGCCTATGTCTCGGCCTTCGGCTTCAAGGGCGCCGACCAACAAAAGCCCGCCGGGGTCCTTTCCGGCGGTGAACGCAACCGCCTGAACCTTGCCCTCACCCTCAAGCAGGGCGGCAACCTGCTGCTGCTGGACGAGCCGACCAACGACCTCGACGTGGAGACCCTGGGCTCCCTGGAGAATGCGCTCCTGCAGTTCCCCGGGTGCGCGGTGGTCGTCACCCACGACCGTTGGTTCCTCGACCGTGTGGCCACACACATTCTCGCGTGGGAAGGCACCGAGGAGGACCCTGCCCACTGGTACTGGTACGAAGGCAACTTCGAGTCCTACGAGGCGAACAAGGTTCAGCGTCTGGGAGCGGAGGCCGCCGCCCCACACCGTGTCACCCACCGCAAACTCACACGCGGCTGA
- a CDS encoding single-stranded DNA-binding protein has protein sequence MSDMPSITLRGRVGTDLVSGRTPKDHVWVRFRLAVPQWRIDDRGNFVETGTMWYSVKAWDRLARNALRSLTKGQKVIVVGRPGAQAWQDKEGEVRTALVISAQALGHDLSAGTSHFFAAGRPEHVHEEPPAAHAPLPGPTVDPHTGEILREVSCDEDAMGVQTGPDAEPAGADQEGSALQGTPEEGEVTPAFVNAYAS, from the coding sequence ATGAGCGACATGCCCAGCATCACCCTGCGTGGGCGGGTGGGCACCGACCTGGTGAGCGGCAGGACCCCGAAGGACCACGTCTGGGTGAGGTTCCGCTTGGCGGTGCCCCAGTGGAGGATCGACGACCGCGGCAACTTCGTCGAGACCGGAACCATGTGGTACTCGGTCAAGGCGTGGGACCGCCTGGCCCGCAACGCCCTGCGGTCGCTGACGAAGGGCCAGAAGGTCATTGTCGTCGGCAGGCCGGGGGCGCAGGCCTGGCAGGACAAGGAGGGCGAGGTGCGCACGGCCCTGGTGATCTCCGCCCAGGCGCTCGGACACGACCTGTCCGCAGGCACCAGCCACTTCTTCGCAGCCGGGCGTCCCGAACACGTCCATGAGGAGCCCCCCGCCGCGCACGCGCCGCTTCCCGGGCCGACGGTGGACCCGCACACGGGGGAGATCCTGCGCGAGGTCTCCTGCGACGAGGACGCAATGGGGGTCCAGACCGGGCCTGACGCGGAGCCGGCCGGCGCCGACCAGGAAGGCTCCGCCCTTCAAGGCACACCCGAGGAGGGAGAGGTCACTCCGGCCTTCGTCAACGCCTACGCCTCGTGA
- the orn gene encoding oligoribonuclease, translating into MTRAPKDPLVWIDCEMTGLDVATDALVEVAVVVTDSELNSLDPGIDVLIAPPQEALDSMNDLVRTMHTSSGLLEDLKDGITMDEARSQVLSYVKRFVPQPRKGLLAGNSIGTDKVFLEANMPDLIAHLHYRVVDVSSVKELAKRWYRRAFEEAPAKCGGHRALADILESIQELQYYRRVLFPQEPPTREQAVAAREHVMAMGITSTGCQRTR; encoded by the coding sequence ATGACACGAGCACCCAAGGACCCCCTGGTCTGGATCGACTGCGAGATGACCGGCCTGGACGTCGCCACCGACGCCCTCGTCGAGGTCGCCGTGGTCGTCACCGACTCCGAACTCAACAGCCTCGACCCCGGCATCGACGTCCTCATCGCCCCACCCCAGGAGGCCCTGGACTCGATGAACGACCTGGTGCGCACCATGCACACCTCCTCCGGGCTGCTGGAGGACCTCAAGGACGGCATCACCATGGACGAAGCGCGCTCGCAGGTCCTGTCCTACGTCAAACGATTCGTGCCCCAGCCCCGCAAGGGCCTGCTGGCCGGCAACTCCATCGGCACCGACAAGGTGTTCCTCGAGGCGAACATGCCTGACCTCATTGCGCACCTGCACTACCGGGTCGTCGACGTCTCCTCCGTCAAGGAGCTCGCCAAACGCTGGTACCGCAGGGCCTTCGAAGAAGCCCCCGCCAAGTGCGGTGGACACAGGGCGCTCGCGGACATCCTGGAATCCATCCAGGAACTCCAGTACTACCGGCGCGTCCTCTTCCCCCAGGAGCCGCCCACCCGTGAGCAGGCGGTGGCCGCGCGTGAACATGTGATGGCCATGGGAATCACCTCCACCGGGTGCCAGCGCACCCGGTGA
- the ilvA gene encoding threonine ammonia-lyase IlvA gives MSGNGTPVTLDAALVNEADRVLRGIIRRTPVSHSARLSDALGVEVLLKREDQQKCRSFKVRGAYARMAALSPAQRQAGVVCASAGNHAQGVAYACAHLEVRGTIYLPANTPKQKRNRIKVIGGDWVEQVIVDGTFDRANALAQEAARVSGRTYVHPYDDPMTIAGQGTIGVELAEQMPADTACVLVPVGGGGLVAGLAVALRAARPGVRLIGVEPEGAASMRAALDAGTPVSLERVDPFVDGTAVGRAGALPFEVVMREVDDVLVVPEGAVCTQMLELYQSDGVIAEPAGALASTAAQLHLATPQDRERVLGRGDGAVVCVVSGGNNDLTRYAEIMERSLRHEGLRHYFLVTFPQQPGMLRMFLEDVLGPGDDIVHFEYTKKNNRESGPALVGIDLADRADIEGLRRRMEASPLHVEELEADSEIYRLVI, from the coding sequence ATGTCCGGCAACGGCACGCCTGTCACCCTTGACGCCGCCCTCGTCAACGAGGCCGACCGGGTGTTGCGCGGGATCATTCGACGCACCCCCGTCTCGCATTCGGCGCGCCTGAGCGATGCCTTGGGGGTGGAGGTGCTCCTCAAGCGTGAAGACCAGCAGAAGTGCCGGTCCTTCAAGGTGCGCGGCGCCTATGCGCGCATGGCCGCCCTGTCCCCCGCCCAGCGCCAGGCGGGAGTCGTGTGCGCCTCGGCGGGCAACCACGCGCAGGGTGTGGCCTATGCGTGTGCGCACCTGGAGGTTCGCGGAACCATCTACCTTCCGGCCAACACTCCCAAGCAGAAGCGCAATCGCATCAAGGTGATCGGTGGTGACTGGGTCGAGCAGGTGATCGTCGACGGCACCTTCGACAGGGCCAACGCATTGGCACAGGAGGCCGCCCGCGTGTCGGGGCGCACCTATGTGCATCCCTATGACGACCCGATGACCATTGCCGGTCAGGGGACGATCGGGGTGGAGTTGGCCGAGCAGATGCCTGCCGACACCGCGTGCGTCCTGGTGCCGGTGGGCGGTGGTGGTCTGGTGGCCGGCCTTGCGGTGGCTCTGCGGGCGGCGCGGCCGGGTGTGCGTCTCATCGGTGTGGAGCCGGAGGGGGCGGCGTCCATGCGTGCTGCTCTGGATGCGGGCACGCCGGTTTCCTTGGAGCGGGTGGACCCGTTCGTGGACGGTACTGCAGTGGGGCGGGCCGGCGCCCTGCCCTTCGAGGTCGTCATGCGCGAGGTGGACGACGTGCTGGTGGTGCCAGAGGGCGCCGTGTGCACGCAGATGCTGGAGTTGTACCAGTCCGACGGTGTCATCGCCGAGCCCGCGGGCGCTCTGGCCTCGACGGCCGCTCAGTTGCACTTGGCCACCCCCCAGGACCGTGAGCGCGTGCTGGGGCGCGGGGACGGCGCGGTGGTGTGTGTGGTCTCCGGAGGCAACAACGATCTGACCCGCTATGCGGAGATCATGGAAAGGTCCTTGCGTCACGAGGGGTTGCGTCACTACTTCCTGGTGACCTTCCCCCAGCAGCCGGGAATGCTGCGCATGTTCCTGGAGGACGTCCTGGGGCCGGGGGACGACATCGTCCACTTCGAGTACACGAAGAAGAACAACCGTGAATCAGGTCCCGCCCTGGTCGGCATCGACTTGGCGGACCGGGCGGACATCGAGGGACTGCGTCGCAGGATGGAGGCGTCCCCCTTGCACGTGGAGGAGCTCGAAGCCGATTCGGAGATCTACCGTCTCGTCATCTGA